A genomic segment from Streptomyces sp. NBC_00459 encodes:
- a CDS encoding ABC transporter ATP-binding protein, with amino-acid sequence MSSVVEVRRLTKQFVKGDLGIVALRDLSLGIEEGRFVTVLGRSGCGKSTMLNMMSGLMRPTSGVVTYRDRPVSGPRTEVGYMTQSDTLMPWRDVVRNVEMPMEIKGVDVKERRGRAMELIERVGLTGFERHYPRELSGGMRRRASLARMLAGDPEVLLLDEPFGALDAQLRFVLQAELLRLWQGSGQTVVFVTHDIEEALLLGDRVVVLGRIGRVVLDKTIDLPRPRDADELRIDPHFVSLHKEMTVALREAR; translated from the coding sequence ATGAGCAGCGTCGTGGAAGTCCGGCGCCTGACCAAGCAGTTCGTCAAGGGCGACCTGGGGATCGTGGCGTTGCGCGACCTGAGCCTCGGCATCGAGGAGGGCCGCTTCGTGACGGTCCTCGGCCGCAGCGGCTGCGGCAAGTCGACCATGCTGAACATGATGTCCGGGCTCATGCGCCCCACGTCGGGCGTGGTGACCTACCGGGACAGGCCGGTGTCCGGTCCGCGCACCGAAGTCGGCTACATGACCCAGTCAGACACCCTGATGCCCTGGCGCGACGTCGTCCGCAACGTCGAGATGCCCATGGAGATCAAGGGAGTCGACGTGAAGGAACGCCGCGGGCGCGCGATGGAACTCATCGAGCGGGTCGGCCTCACCGGCTTCGAACGGCACTATCCGCGCGAACTGTCCGGCGGTATGCGGCGCCGGGCGAGCCTGGCCCGGATGCTCGCCGGCGACCCCGAGGTACTGCTGCTGGACGAACCCTTCGGCGCACTCGACGCGCAACTGCGGTTCGTGCTCCAGGCCGAGTTGCTGCGGCTGTGGCAGGGCAGCGGACAGACCGTGGTGTTCGTGACCCACGACATCGAGGAGGCGCTGCTGCTGGGCGACCGGGTCGTGGTGCTCGGCCGGATCGGCCGGGTGGTCCTGGACAAGACGATCGACCTGCCGAGACCGCGCGACGCCGACGAACTGCGGATCGACCCGCACTTCGTCAGCCTGCACAAGGAGATGACAGTGGCGCTCCGGGAGGCGCGGTGA
- a CDS encoding ABC transporter permease codes for MSTVEEKKTANTTMSTEKRIGQSVTVPLNRSRWDRHGGTVIVWGGRLVFLLVLLVAWQLSAGRLFDITYTSRPLDVVHRLADWQREGLLWSNTWVTLQEVVLGFALGAGSGALTGFVLASLPTFYRVVDPFVVALYSLPKVALAPLFIVWFGIGLQMKVLLAAVTVFFLVFLNTAVGVREVDRGLIDAVRLMGGRRRDVVWKVVLPGSMTGLLTGLKVAVPYSLIGAVIGELVASNRGLGYLISDAAANYDTAGVFATLVVLGTIATILNLLVGVLDRRANRWKPLEGRT; via the coding sequence GTGAGCACGGTCGAGGAGAAGAAGACGGCGAACACCACCATGAGCACCGAGAAGAGGATCGGTCAGTCGGTCACCGTGCCGTTGAACCGCAGTCGGTGGGACAGACACGGCGGCACAGTCATCGTCTGGGGCGGCAGGCTGGTCTTCCTCCTGGTGCTGCTGGTCGCCTGGCAACTGTCCGCGGGCCGCCTGTTCGACATCACATACACCAGTCGGCCGCTGGATGTCGTGCACCGGCTGGCCGACTGGCAGCGGGAGGGCCTGCTCTGGTCCAACACCTGGGTCACCCTCCAGGAAGTCGTGCTCGGATTCGCCCTCGGTGCCGGATCCGGCGCCCTCACGGGATTCGTTCTCGCCTCCCTGCCGACCTTCTACCGCGTGGTCGACCCGTTCGTCGTGGCGCTGTACTCGCTGCCGAAGGTCGCGCTCGCGCCTCTTTTCATCGTCTGGTTCGGCATCGGCCTCCAGATGAAGGTGCTCCTCGCCGCCGTCACCGTGTTCTTCCTGGTCTTCCTCAACACGGCCGTCGGCGTGCGCGAGGTCGACCGCGGACTGATCGACGCGGTGCGGCTGATGGGAGGACGCCGGCGTGACGTGGTGTGGAAGGTCGTCCTTCCAGGCTCGATGACGGGTCTGCTCACGGGCCTCAAGGTCGCCGTCCCGTACTCGCTGATCGGCGCGGTGATCGGTGAACTCGTCGCGTCCAACAGGGGGTTGGGCTACCTCATCAGTGACGCGGCGGCCAACTACGACACAGCGGGCGTCTTCGCCACCCTCGTCGTGCTCGGAACGATCGCCACGATCCTCAACCTGCTCGTCGGCGTGCTCGATCGCAGGGCCAACCGCTGGAAGCCTCTGGAGGGCCGCACATGA
- a CDS encoding ABC transporter substrate-binding protein gives MNRRQLVKGMLATGVVTLAATGCAEAGATKTGKLSIGQVSKSIAFFPMFVATEKGYFDDEGVAFEEPAVLGTGSKVAAALKSGSIELGGGVMTDVLKLSETGDALSLVADMVDTYYIDIITGTRFEGAATDASLDERIASLKGKKIGITGPGSGTEALVVYLFKRGGMDAKKDAELVNLGSEATAALGALKGGQVDALSFAQPLAQQAEGTGTGTTYISPCRGDVPGLQRVSHGVMFTTQSVMKKKSKEIAAFQRALVRARTDIQGDDSAGIKKLLAAYRSGMPDTALEALLPLLKEEIRATNGFPRSSFDAAVAFHKASGLITKEPAYEQLVPANLRET, from the coding sequence ATGAACCGTCGCCAACTCGTCAAGGGCATGCTCGCCACCGGAGTCGTCACGCTGGCCGCCACGGGCTGCGCCGAGGCCGGCGCGACGAAGACCGGAAAACTGTCGATAGGGCAGGTCAGCAAGTCCATCGCGTTCTTCCCGATGTTCGTCGCGACCGAGAAGGGCTACTTCGACGACGAGGGTGTCGCCTTCGAGGAGCCCGCCGTGCTCGGCACCGGCTCCAAGGTGGCTGCCGCCCTCAAGTCCGGGAGCATCGAGCTCGGCGGCGGGGTGATGACCGACGTCCTCAAACTGTCGGAGACCGGCGACGCCCTCAGCCTCGTCGCGGACATGGTCGACACCTACTACATCGACATCATCACCGGTACGAGGTTCGAGGGCGCGGCGACCGACGCCTCTCTGGACGAGCGGATCGCGTCCCTGAAGGGCAAGAAGATCGGCATCACCGGGCCGGGCAGCGGCACCGAGGCGCTTGTCGTCTACCTCTTCAAGAGGGGCGGGATGGACGCGAAGAAGGACGCCGAACTGGTCAACCTCGGCAGTGAGGCGACCGCGGCGCTCGGCGCCCTGAAGGGCGGCCAGGTCGACGCCCTCTCCTTCGCCCAGCCGCTGGCCCAGCAGGCGGAGGGGACCGGCACCGGCACCACGTACATCTCCCCGTGCCGCGGCGACGTGCCCGGCCTCCAGCGGGTGTCCCACGGAGTCATGTTCACCACCCAGAGCGTCATGAAGAAGAAGTCGAAGGAGATAGCCGCCTTCCAAAGAGCCCTGGTGCGGGCGAGAACGGACATCCAGGGCGACGACTCCGCGGGGATCAAGAAGTTGCTCGCCGCGTACCGCAGCGGCATGCCCGACACGGCGCTGGAGGCACTGCTCCCGCTGCTGAAGGAGGAGATCCGGGCGACGAACGGCTTCCCGCGCTCCTCCTTCGACGCCGCGGTCGCCTTCCACAAGGCATCCGGTCTCATCACGAAGGAGCCCGCATACGAACAGCTCGTCCCGGCGAACCTGCGCGAGACATGA
- a CDS encoding DUF3500 domain-containing protein has product MVLPKRYPDRLRPARRTRRAAVAVTTAALLATALATGDAGVGLGIRDDTATVAYSAEATAASETLTAVSAFLATLSSTQKSTVQASRTQANLSQWSNLPDGLFTRAGLRMDTLTSTQQAAVLAILRAALSDEGYEQVTGITTADGVLHTATGSDDYGSDHYWIRVLGTPSSTGQWTVQYGGHHLAVNITLTGDTMTLAPTLFGVQPATYTLNGVSYEPLAGETDKAFAVVQSLNSTQLDAAVLDTAVTEIVLGAGQDGKTLAYEGVKASTFTTAQKTLLLDLITEWISPLNDEQNASKLESAAANIDSTYFAWYGSTSSDQPIYYRVQSPDFTIEFAHQRNMGGISHIHAIYRESGNDYGAGD; this is encoded by the coding sequence GTGGTACTGCCCAAGAGATACCCGGACCGGCTCCGCCCCGCCCGTCGCACCCGCCGAGCGGCGGTCGCCGTCACCACGGCGGCCCTGCTCGCGACCGCCCTCGCCACCGGCGACGCCGGGGTCGGCCTCGGCATCCGCGATGACACCGCGACCGTCGCCTACTCGGCCGAGGCCACGGCGGCCTCGGAAACCCTCACCGCGGTCAGCGCGTTCCTGGCCACCCTCAGCAGCACGCAGAAGTCGACGGTCCAGGCGTCCCGCACGCAGGCCAACCTCTCCCAGTGGTCGAACCTCCCCGACGGCCTGTTCACGCGCGCCGGACTGCGCATGGACACCCTGACCTCCACGCAGCAGGCAGCGGTGCTCGCCATCCTCCGGGCGGCGCTCAGCGACGAGGGCTACGAACAGGTCACCGGCATCACCACCGCCGACGGCGTTCTGCACACCGCCACCGGCAGCGACGACTACGGCTCGGACCACTACTGGATCCGCGTCCTGGGCACCCCGTCCTCGACGGGACAGTGGACCGTCCAGTACGGCGGCCACCACCTGGCGGTCAACATCACGCTGACCGGGGACACGATGACCCTGGCCCCGACCCTCTTCGGCGTGCAGCCGGCGACCTACACCCTCAACGGCGTCAGTTACGAGCCGCTGGCCGGTGAGACCGACAAGGCGTTCGCGGTCGTCCAGTCGCTCAACAGCACACAACTCGACGCAGCGGTCCTGGACACGGCCGTGACGGAGATCGTCCTGGGCGCCGGACAGGACGGGAAGACCCTCGCCTACGAGGGGGTCAAGGCCTCCACCTTCACCACCGCGCAGAAGACGCTGCTGCTGGACCTGATCACGGAGTGGATCAGCCCCCTCAACGACGAACAGAACGCGTCCAAGCTGGAGTCGGCCGCGGCGAACATCGACTCGACGTACTTCGCCTGGTACGGATCCACTTCGAGCGATCAGCCGATCTACTACCGGGTCCAGAGCCCCGACTTCACCATCGAGTTCGCCCACCAGCGGAACATGGGCGGCATCAGCCACATCCATGCCATCTACCGCGAGAGCGGCAACGACTACGGCGCGGGGGACTGA
- a CDS encoding nickel/cobalt transporter, whose product MSTVERRLARWTAGLVLAAAGSGLVAAPAQAHPTDEIVQQAYLTPDGSRLDIQLALIPGVLVAPAFAEALDSDGDERLGSDETAAHAQRVTSALGLRAGGRTVPLKPTRSTYADYALLAAAGGAVTLDLTATLPAGTRSVTFTNRYDPPGSSPTTVQANVLVPAGAPAEPANVERADEGRTITIHLSDSAAADTSSTSAVQEGATSGGAMLGALRSPLSSPWALLALIGTCALLGAFHALTPGHGKALLASYLVGAHSTSRQAVILGAVITVTHTASVIALGTAVLFAGQFIVPGVLVPVLEVASGLVVLILGVRLLRRRWPGKGEAAHDDTHAHGHAHAHSDAHAHDNAGQGGHSHGPGGHHHHHPLTMPTTFRSIAAMGVSGGIVPCPEALTVLLLAIGLGRTALGLTMIIAFSVGLAGVLVGLGLILVHARAGLERFRGSGPGPVARWLPTASAGVVTVLGLAIAVNGVGGLAG is encoded by the coding sequence TTGAGCACCGTCGAACGCCGCCTGGCCCGGTGGACGGCCGGCCTCGTGCTGGCCGCCGCCGGGTCGGGCCTCGTGGCCGCACCGGCCCAGGCCCATCCCACCGACGAGATCGTCCAGCAGGCGTACCTCACCCCCGACGGCTCCCGGCTCGACATCCAACTCGCGCTCATCCCAGGCGTGTTGGTGGCACCCGCTTTCGCAGAAGCCCTCGACAGCGACGGCGACGAAAGGCTCGGATCGGACGAAACGGCCGCACACGCCCAGCGCGTGACGTCGGCGCTCGGCCTCAGGGCCGGGGGGCGGACCGTCCCGCTGAAGCCGACCCGGAGCACCTACGCGGACTACGCGCTGCTCGCCGCCGCAGGCGGTGCCGTCACCCTCGACCTCACGGCCACCCTGCCCGCCGGCACCCGCAGCGTCACCTTCACCAACAGGTACGACCCGCCCGGCAGTTCGCCCACGACCGTGCAGGCCAACGTGCTCGTGCCCGCGGGTGCGCCGGCGGAGCCGGCGAATGTCGAACGCGCCGACGAGGGACGCACCATCACCATCCACCTGTCCGACAGCGCCGCAGCAGACACGAGTTCGACAAGCGCCGTACAGGAGGGCGCGACGAGCGGAGGCGCCATGCTCGGCGCCCTTCGCTCCCCGCTGTCCTCTCCCTGGGCCCTGCTGGCGCTGATCGGCACCTGTGCGCTGCTCGGCGCCTTCCACGCACTCACCCCCGGCCATGGCAAGGCCCTGCTCGCCTCCTACCTGGTGGGTGCCCACAGCACGTCCCGTCAGGCGGTGATCCTCGGCGCCGTCATCACCGTCACACACACGGCCTCCGTGATCGCCCTCGGCACGGCGGTGCTGTTCGCGGGGCAGTTCATCGTGCCGGGCGTACTCGTGCCGGTACTGGAGGTGGCCAGCGGACTGGTGGTACTGATCCTGGGGGTACGGCTGCTGCGGCGAAGGTGGCCGGGCAAGGGCGAGGCCGCGCACGACGACACCCACGCCCACGGTCACGCGCACGCCCACTCCGACGCGCACGCACACGACAATGCCGGTCAGGGCGGACACAGCCACGGCCCCGGTGGGCACCATCACCACCACCCGCTCACCATGCCCACGACCTTCCGGTCGATCGCCGCCATGGGCGTCTCCGGCGGAATCGTCCCCTGCCCCGAGGCGCTCACCGTTCTCCTGCTGGCCATCGGCCTCGGCCGCACGGCCCTCGGCCTGACCATGATCATCGCGTTCAGCGTCGGCCTCGCCGGTGTTCTCGTTGGCCTGGGACTGATCCTGGTGCACGCCCGCGCGGGTCTGGAGCGATTCCGGGGTTCGGGGCCCGGCCCGGTGGCGCGGTGGCTGCCGACGGCATCCGCCGGTGTGGTGACCGTTCTCGGCCTGGCCATCGCGGTCAACGGAGTGGGCGGTCTCGCGGGGTAG
- a CDS encoding DUF3500 domain-containing protein translates to MPSNNTHRRSIHRWKRAGMAFSAATALFVGAAYAATANATNVDSSTSATESSTSTESATAVSDVVTAANAFLATLDDDQQAEVLLDFTEENATAWSNLPCGSTCRPGIQLGSLTDEQLTAAKAVLKAATGTGTGTGYDQISQILAADDVLGETASGYSSDIYFLAFLGTPSTDGTWQVHFGGHHLAVNLTYKDGEAEGISPFFIGVEPTSWTDDDGTTYAPLSGMRDGLLDMLGSLSTTELSEAKLSATYSDVLVGPGEDGDFPETKEGLAVGELTDDQQELVLNAIAPWVEVADDTTAASVLSTYKSELDETYISYSGGTDLDSTSDYVRIDGPGVWIEFVCQNGLVYQNQIHYHTIFRDHNTDYGGEFTF, encoded by the coding sequence ATGCCGAGCAACAACACACACCGCAGGTCGATCCACCGCTGGAAGCGTGCGGGCATGGCTTTTTCCGCCGCGACCGCTCTTTTCGTCGGAGCGGCGTACGCGGCGACGGCGAACGCCACGAACGTCGACAGCAGCACCTCGGCCACCGAGTCGTCGACCTCGACCGAGTCGGCCACGGCGGTCTCGGACGTGGTGACCGCCGCCAACGCCTTCCTGGCCACCCTGGACGATGACCAGCAGGCCGAGGTGCTCCTCGACTTCACCGAGGAGAACGCCACGGCCTGGTCGAATCTCCCCTGCGGTTCGACCTGCCGGCCCGGCATCCAGCTGGGCTCGCTCACCGACGAGCAGCTGACCGCCGCGAAGGCGGTGCTGAAGGCGGCCACAGGCACCGGTACGGGCACCGGGTACGACCAGATCTCACAGATCCTGGCCGCGGACGACGTTCTCGGTGAGACCGCCAGCGGGTACAGCAGCGACATCTACTTCCTGGCGTTCCTGGGCACCCCGAGCACGGACGGCACCTGGCAGGTGCACTTCGGCGGCCACCACCTCGCGGTGAACCTCACCTACAAGGACGGGGAGGCGGAGGGCATCAGCCCGTTCTTCATCGGGGTGGAGCCGACCAGTTGGACCGACGACGACGGCACCACGTACGCACCCCTGTCCGGGATGCGTGACGGACTGCTGGACATGCTCGGGAGCCTGAGTACGACGGAGCTGTCGGAGGCGAAGCTCTCGGCGACGTACAGCGACGTGCTGGTCGGTCCGGGTGAGGACGGCGACTTCCCGGAGACCAAGGAGGGCCTCGCGGTCGGCGAACTCACCGACGACCAGCAGGAACTGGTGCTCAACGCCATCGCGCCGTGGGTCGAGGTGGCGGACGACACAACCGCCGCTTCCGTCCTGAGCACCTACAAGTCGGAACTCGACGAGACCTACATCTCGTACTCCGGGGGCACCGACCTGGACAGCACGAGCGACTACGTCCGCATCGACGGACCGGGCGTCTGGATCGAGTTCGTCTGCCAGAACGGTCTGGTCTACCAGAACCAGATTCACTACCACACCATTTTCCGGGACCACAACACCGACTACGGGGGAGAGTTCACGTTCTGA
- a CDS encoding NPP1 family protein, which yields MPRAVSSGRTFRLARAAAVTGSAVVLTVALPFSASASVLQNLPENATTFQQYFEPLYDYDSDSCYPAAAIDAAGNLNGGLKPTGPVTGDCRDGHLGHANTYSRAKCNNGWCGIVYASYFEKDEASPGIGHRHDWECMVVWVQQGADTPSYLSASAHGGFSTHPIADVPMSGQRVEAVYHKDGVSTHAFRFAKWGETPENDTGAWHQENLLTWDNLASNLRDTLNASDWGDANFPLQDSKFADHLNKAKPSAITFDPYA from the coding sequence TTGCCCCGAGCCGTCAGCAGCGGACGGACCTTCCGTCTCGCCAGAGCCGCCGCCGTCACCGGTAGCGCCGTCGTCCTGACCGTCGCCCTGCCCTTCAGCGCCTCCGCGAGCGTCCTGCAGAACCTCCCGGAGAACGCGACCACCTTCCAGCAGTACTTCGAGCCCCTGTACGACTACGACTCGGACAGCTGCTACCCGGCCGCCGCCATCGACGCGGCCGGCAACCTCAACGGCGGTCTCAAGCCGACCGGCCCGGTGACCGGCGACTGCCGTGACGGCCACCTCGGCCACGCCAACACCTACTCGCGGGCCAAGTGCAACAACGGCTGGTGCGGAATCGTGTACGCCAGCTACTTCGAGAAGGACGAGGCATCTCCCGGCATCGGCCACCGCCACGACTGGGAGTGCATGGTCGTCTGGGTCCAGCAGGGCGCGGACACCCCGTCCTACCTGTCCGCCTCCGCGCACGGCGGCTTCAGCACCCACCCGATCGCCGACGTCCCGATGAGCGGCCAGCGCGTCGAGGCCGTCTACCACAAGGACGGCGTGAGCACCCACGCCTTCCGCTTCGCCAAGTGGGGCGAGACACCGGAGAACGACACCGGCGCCTGGCACCAGGAGAACCTGCTCACCTGGGACAACCTGGCGTCCAACCTGCGCGACACCCTGAACGCCTCCGACTGGGGCGACGCGAACTTCCCCCTGCAGGACTCCAAGTTCGCCGACCACCTGAACAAGGCCAAGCCGAGCGCCATCACGTTCGACCCCTACGCCTGA
- a CDS encoding carbohydrate ABC transporter permease, which yields MAMTRTPVRLVLDYTVLGVLAFVFALPALYLFLGSLKPSDEVLNGLSGFLPTHLSFDNYSAVLDSLNSDSTGYFWQFMGVSVLLAFVVVTGGLFVNSMAAYGLSLLTGRGRRALFTLVLLLMLVPFESVAVPLFYMFNGQRNTTYIQALPFIANAFSVYQFHTFFRQIPTSIEEAARLDGAGPWRTFFAIIVPMSKPVFASVAILTFLIQWGSFLWPVLMVSDPSVRPLPLEISVFQGQQPPDWGQILAFGVLLVLPVLVVFVFFQRWFVQGVASSAVKG from the coding sequence ATGGCCATGACCCGTACCCCCGTACGCCTCGTCCTCGACTACACCGTCCTCGGTGTCCTGGCGTTCGTCTTCGCCCTGCCGGCCCTCTATCTGTTCCTGGGCAGCCTCAAGCCGTCCGACGAGGTCCTGAACGGGCTGTCCGGCTTCCTGCCCACGCATCTCTCCTTCGACAACTACTCCGCCGTCCTCGACAGCCTCAACTCCGACAGCACCGGCTACTTCTGGCAGTTCATGGGTGTCTCGGTGCTGCTGGCCTTCGTGGTGGTGACGGGCGGGCTGTTCGTCAACTCGATGGCTGCGTACGGCCTTTCGCTGCTGACGGGGCGGGGCCGGCGGGCCCTCTTCACCCTCGTCCTGCTGCTGATGCTGGTCCCGTTCGAGTCGGTGGCCGTCCCGTTGTTCTACATGTTCAACGGCCAGCGCAACACGACCTACATCCAGGCGCTGCCGTTCATCGCCAACGCCTTCTCCGTCTACCAGTTCCACACGTTCTTCCGGCAGATCCCGACGAGCATCGAGGAGGCCGCCAGGTTGGACGGCGCGGGCCCGTGGCGCACCTTCTTCGCGATCATCGTCCCGATGTCGAAGCCGGTGTTCGCCTCGGTCGCGATCCTCACCTTCCTCATCCAGTGGGGCTCCTTCCTGTGGCCGGTCCTGATGGTCTCGGATCCGTCGGTGCGCCCTCTCCCCCTGGAGATCAGCGTCTTCCAGGGCCAACAGCCCCCCGACTGGGGCCAGATCCTCGCCTTCGGCGTCCTGCTCGTGCTGCCCGTGCTGGTGGTCTTCGTCTTCTTCCAGCGCTGGTTCGTCCAGGGCGTGGCCAGCTCCGCGGTCAAGGGCTGA
- a CDS encoding carbohydrate ABC transporter permease, translating into MKTVEPAHTAAPGAEQASSGPSAKLPKAGRKNRDWLHGLLMAMPAVGGLIAFVGIPFGYAVVLSFYNVRLGSPLEPSFFGLEHYRRLFTDPDQSGPFLRALLNNLTFAAVVVPLQTGLALGLAILLNRKLKAIGLFRSLFFMPVVFPMALVAVIWRLILARSEQGMLNSLLDAVSFGNWGAFDWLGDSATAMASIIVLSVWQGVGFQMVILLAGLQQIPGELYEAAELDRASPLQQFRHVTLPGIRGTLVFVALLTSVMSFRVFDQVYILIRGGGLAEDAARTVMYQAVTTAFDQNNVGQASAITVVFFLIVLVLTIVQRRLVRPDNED; encoded by the coding sequence GTGAAAACCGTGGAACCCGCGCACACCGCGGCACCGGGCGCGGAGCAGGCCTCCTCCGGGCCGTCCGCAAAGCTCCCGAAGGCAGGGCGCAAGAACCGGGACTGGCTGCACGGACTGCTCATGGCCATGCCGGCCGTCGGCGGGCTGATCGCGTTCGTCGGCATCCCCTTCGGCTACGCCGTCGTGCTCTCCTTCTACAACGTGCGGCTCGGCTCGCCGCTTGAGCCGTCGTTCTTCGGCCTGGAGCACTACCGGCGCCTGTTCACCGACCCCGACCAGTCCGGCCCGTTCCTGCGGGCGCTGCTGAACAACCTGACCTTCGCGGCGGTGGTCGTACCGCTGCAGACGGGTCTCGCCCTCGGCCTTGCGATCCTCCTCAACCGCAAGCTCAAGGCCATCGGCCTGTTCCGGTCCCTGTTCTTCATGCCGGTGGTCTTCCCGATGGCGCTGGTCGCCGTGATCTGGCGGCTGATCCTCGCCCGCAGCGAGCAGGGCATGCTCAACTCCCTGCTGGACGCGGTGAGTTTCGGCAACTGGGGCGCCTTCGACTGGCTCGGTGACAGTGCCACCGCGATGGCCTCGATCATCGTGCTGTCGGTGTGGCAGGGCGTCGGCTTCCAGATGGTCATCCTGCTGGCCGGCCTTCAGCAGATCCCGGGTGAGCTGTACGAGGCCGCCGAGCTGGACCGTGCGAGCCCTCTGCAGCAGTTCCGGCATGTCACCCTGCCCGGCATCCGCGGCACGCTCGTCTTCGTCGCGCTGCTGACCTCGGTGATGTCGTTCCGGGTCTTCGACCAGGTGTACATCCTCATCCGCGGCGGCGGCCTGGCCGAGGACGCCGCCCGCACGGTGATGTACCAGGCCGTCACCACCGCCTTCGACCAGAACAACGTCGGCCAGGCGTCCGCGATCACGGTCGTGTTCTTCCTGATCGTCCTCGTCCTGACGATCGTCCAGCGCCGCCTCGTCCGGCCCGACAACGAGGACTGA
- a CDS encoding ABC transporter substrate-binding protein, with product MNAGSRRSRRTVCTSLALALPLVALAACGGGGGGTTSAEEGSGKGTISVWAHQGQASEAAALQNAVKSFNSSQSDIKAELKLIPENDYTKTITATGASELPDVLEFDGPTMASFVYNSKLAPLDDYVSAKTLDNATDAVKAQGEIDGKHYGLGMFDSGLGVWGNKKLLDAAGVKYPTSVSDAWTAAEFTAALKALKAKDADGKVLDISEQYGLATEWGTYGFSPVVWSAGGALLKDGKAEGALDSPAVVSAMKTFQSWKTYVDANTDGNAFAKGRVALSWVGNWTYPAYSEALGDDLVVLPLPDFGNGPKTGQGSWAWGIGADTKNAKAAGAFMDYLLGDTSVSAMTKANGSVPGTKSTLAKSELYKQGGPLQLFADQLAKPCGDRDISKSCVAVTRPVTAGYPTVTAKFSQALNSIYSGTDPKSALEKAARAIDQDFSDNAGYKIP from the coding sequence CCGCCGAGGAGGGCAGCGGCAAGGGCACCATCAGCGTCTGGGCCCACCAGGGTCAGGCGAGCGAGGCCGCCGCGCTGCAGAACGCGGTGAAGTCCTTCAACTCCTCGCAGAGCGACATCAAGGCCGAGCTGAAGCTGATCCCCGAGAACGACTACACCAAGACCATCACCGCCACCGGCGCCTCCGAACTGCCGGACGTCTTGGAGTTCGACGGCCCGACCATGGCCAGCTTCGTCTACAACAGCAAGCTCGCCCCGCTCGACGACTACGTCTCCGCCAAGACCCTCGACAACGCCACCGACGCCGTCAAGGCTCAGGGCGAGATCGACGGCAAGCACTACGGCCTGGGCATGTTCGACTCCGGCCTCGGCGTGTGGGGCAACAAGAAGCTGCTGGACGCGGCCGGCGTGAAGTACCCGACGAGCGTGTCCGACGCCTGGACCGCCGCCGAGTTCACTGCCGCGCTCAAGGCGCTGAAGGCCAAGGACGCCGACGGCAAGGTGCTCGACATCTCCGAGCAGTACGGTCTGGCCACCGAGTGGGGCACCTACGGCTTCTCCCCGGTCGTCTGGTCGGCCGGCGGTGCCCTGCTGAAGGACGGCAAGGCCGAGGGTGCCCTCGACAGCCCGGCAGTGGTCTCGGCGATGAAGACCTTCCAGTCCTGGAAGACGTATGTCGACGCCAACACCGACGGCAACGCCTTCGCCAAGGGCAGGGTGGCGCTGAGCTGGGTCGGCAACTGGACGTACCCCGCCTACAGCGAGGCCCTCGGTGACGACCTCGTCGTCCTGCCGCTGCCCGACTTCGGGAACGGCCCCAAGACCGGCCAGGGCTCCTGGGCCTGGGGCATCGGCGCCGACACCAAGAACGCCAAGGCCGCGGGCGCCTTCATGGACTACCTCCTGGGCGACACCAGCGTCAGCGCGATGACGAAGGCCAACGGCTCGGTCCCCGGCACGAAGTCCACGCTCGCCAAGAGTGAGCTGTACAAGCAGGGCGGTCCGCTCCAGCTCTTCGCCGACCAGCTCGCCAAGCCGTGCGGCGACCGTGACATCAGCAAGTCCTGCGTCGCCGTCACCCGTCCGGTGACCGCCGGATATCCCACGGTCACCGCGAAGTTCTCCCAGGCCCTGAACTCGATCTACAGCGGAACGGACCCGAAGTCGGCCCTGGAGAAGGCCGCACGCGCCATCGACCAGGACTTCTCCGACAACGCCGGCTACAAGATCCCGTAG